A part of Cotesia glomerata isolate CgM1 linkage group LG4, MPM_Cglom_v2.3, whole genome shotgun sequence genomic DNA contains:
- the LOC123263018 gene encoding uncharacterized protein LOC123263018 gives MPLVSDICFKCKRPVKSSVVCNTCQQHFHPGCARDYIKNRPSTDCCRKQLNYLLDSLNAKTRLASLKSTSSNTSSVSSFKSANSSPLERTFTVRGSTSSLKSPRTPISPLRQSTDSVFSSPVTPPTMSHLPVDWSKKSLDEKMTLLMEKFCHSEISTNQKLEDLSEKLRVVQDSQNATTVNLAELNTNVKTNAESICQISSDLKEVRKTREADMDLVNERLCNLENFAPVPSTSSQTAGGTTELVISGIPESVVKGSTPEDITTAVLNSLELPKLVNSVLSSRKFQNKNRQPQNQDKPITSSYIVSLISTPVRDFIIDKKRKAGGLLVKKVFPTYVDAAFQGSIYVNEFLLPETHRLLLKTKEKAKNKKYKFAWSRNGKIYMKKDENSERFVINCEADLSRLD, from the coding sequence ATGCCATTAGTGTCTGACATATGTTTTAAATGCAAGAGACCTGTCAAGTCATCTGTTGTCTGTAATACTTGTCAACAACATTTTCATCCTGGTTGCGCTCGtgattatataaaaaacagGCCATCAACTGATTGCTGCAGGAAACAGCTAAACTATCTCTTGGACAGTCTCAATGCAAAAACAAGACTTGCTTCACTAAAATCTACTAGCTCAAACACCTCCTCGGTCTCTAGTTTCAAATCTGCGAACTCTTCTCCACTTGAGCGTACTTTCACAGTACGCGGGTCAACCTCGTCACTTAAGTCTCCAAGAACACCAATTTCTCCGCTACGCCAAAGTACTGATTCAGTTTTTTCATCACCTGTCACTCCACCAACAATGTCACACTTACCAGTAGATTGGTCCAAAAAAtcacttgatgaaaaaatgacTCTATTAATGGAGAAATTTTGTCACTCAGAAATTTCAACGAATCAGAAACTTGAGGACTTAAGTGAAAAACTGCGTGTAGTCCAAGACTCGCAAAATGCTACTACTGTCAACTTAGCAGAATTAAATACTAATGTTAAAACAAATGCTGAGTCAATTTGTCAGATTAGCTCTGATCTCAAGGAAGTGAGAAAAACTAGGGAAGCTGACATGGATTTAGTCAATGAAAGGCTGTGTAACTTGGAAAACTTTGCTCCTGTTCCATCTACTTCTTCGCAAACTGCTGGTGGCACTACTGAATTAGTTATTTCAGGTATTCCTGAATCAGTGGTGAAAGGCTCAACACCAGAAGACATTACAACTGCGGTTTTAAATAGTCTAGAGTTGCCGAAGTTAGTGAATAGTGTCTTGAGCTCtcgtaaatttcaaaataagaACAGGCAACCGCAGAATCAAGACAAACCTATCACAAGCTCCTACATTGTTTCTCTGATATCGACTCCAGTTCGTGACTTTATCATTGACAAGAAACGTAAAGCGGGAGGTCTTCTggtgaaaaaagtttttcccACCTACGTTGATGCGGCGTTCCAAGGATCCATCTACGTGAACGAATTCTTGCTTCCAGAGACTCACCGACTGTTACTGAAAACTAAGGAGAAAgcgaagaataaaaaatacaagttTGCTTGGTCTagaaatggaaaaatttatatgaaaaaagaTGAAAACTCTGAAAGATTTGTGATTAATTGTGAAGCTGATCTTTCCAGGCTTGATTGA